A single genomic interval of uncultured Desulfobulbus sp. harbors:
- a CDS encoding insulinase family protein, whose translation MRYSLWQRGVLFLFLFLLPCFSLTGNVAEADTAQAQSCLSVGWPHESSDLKPDPGLVFGRLANGLRYVLKTNATPKNRVAMYLNVQSGSLHETEQQRGLAHFLEHMLFNGTTHYPPGTLVEYFQSLGMEFGGDTNARTGYDETVYNLLLPSNENTVIADGFRVLADYAREALLLDSEVNRERGVILAEKRTRDSAASRVANRQMQFDFAGTLLAERDPIGLEAVIKGADSRLLRSYYDRWYRPENIIVVVVGDFTPQAVEPLLAQIFTPLQGKGEVGTCPEYGKVKEHGTDILVFAEEELGYTGLALSTVFNQDPVKDTQAWETNRLKRYLAVHLLSNRLKQLEEQPDSPLAQSVAHGGLFMGRYGYASLSGRAVAGRWQEGMELLQRTLAQALGDGFGADELARGKREIHALLEKAVQTSATRDSRKLAGEIIGKLNDREVPLSPEQEMDLYGPILDATTVADVNQAMRDLWSARRRLVEVVGRVPQELQGKGGEARVRESFAHAEAVPVPAWVGKERVSFPYLQPPAEPGKVVSSQQYPEIGVETYQLAGGVRLNIKKTGYQANQVLVAVQFGRGKQTEPAPGMAMLAQAVVSESGIGRLSNEQLEASLAGVNAELGFRIEPESFSFFGSSLASEFELMLQLLYHHLHDPAFDEEAFNRSRESLHRMYRQLDNTVEGAQQIRGERFLAGYCPEYTLASWKEVSAVQLAQIRAWLGPVLVREPLEINVVGDIDPHRVMQLVCRYFGHEERRESTAATREVHSFPAGQEQRLQVESSINKAMLTLAWKTDDFWDIGRTRRLNLLAAVLEDRLRVKIREELGATYSPQVISQPSRSITGFGLMRSALIVAPDQARSLAQVIQEVAEGLGKAGVSEDALHRAQEPMLTSIKDSKQDNRYWMESVLKLSSRHPRQLQWPLSIMEEFRAITADELTALAQQYLRPEQAAIVIVNPKAGGAVPSSTGQQQPAGGR comes from the coding sequence ATGCGCTATTCTCTTTGGCAACGCGGAGTTCTTTTTCTTTTTCTCTTTTTGCTGCCCTGTTTTTCCCTGACCGGCAATGTGGCTGAGGCAGATACGGCCCAGGCGCAGAGCTGCCTTTCCGTTGGCTGGCCCCACGAGTCGAGCGATCTCAAACCCGACCCCGGCCTGGTGTTTGGGCGGTTGGCCAACGGGCTGCGCTATGTCCTGAAAACCAATGCCACGCCAAAAAATCGGGTGGCGATGTACCTCAACGTCCAGTCCGGATCGCTCCATGAAACCGAACAGCAACGAGGGCTGGCCCACTTCCTGGAGCACATGCTGTTTAACGGGACCACCCACTATCCCCCCGGAACGCTGGTCGAGTATTTCCAATCCCTTGGCATGGAGTTCGGCGGCGACACCAATGCACGCACCGGTTATGATGAAACCGTCTACAATCTGCTGCTCCCTTCCAACGAGAACACGGTCATTGCCGACGGTTTCAGGGTATTGGCCGATTATGCCCGGGAAGCCCTGCTGCTGGACAGCGAAGTTAATCGGGAACGCGGCGTCATCCTGGCGGAAAAGCGAACCCGCGATTCGGCGGCAAGTCGGGTGGCCAACAGGCAGATGCAGTTTGATTTTGCCGGAACCCTGCTTGCCGAGCGTGATCCCATCGGCCTGGAAGCGGTGATCAAGGGGGCAGATAGCCGACTTTTGCGGAGCTATTACGATCGCTGGTATCGACCGGAAAATATCATTGTCGTGGTGGTGGGCGATTTTACCCCGCAAGCCGTCGAGCCGCTGCTTGCCCAGATATTCACCCCGCTGCAGGGAAAGGGCGAGGTCGGGACCTGCCCTGAGTACGGCAAGGTCAAGGAGCACGGAACCGATATCCTGGTCTTTGCCGAGGAGGAGTTGGGCTATACCGGCCTTGCCCTGAGCACGGTTTTCAACCAGGATCCGGTCAAGGATACTCAGGCCTGGGAGACCAATCGACTCAAGCGGTACCTTGCAGTGCATCTGCTTTCCAATCGGCTCAAACAGCTTGAAGAACAGCCGGACAGCCCCCTGGCTCAATCGGTCGCGCACGGCGGTTTGTTCATGGGGCGTTATGGATATGCCAGTCTCAGCGGCCGGGCGGTGGCCGGTCGGTGGCAGGAGGGGATGGAGCTCTTGCAGAGGACCCTGGCCCAGGCTCTTGGCGATGGTTTTGGCGCCGACGAACTGGCCCGGGGCAAGCGGGAGATCCACGCCTTGCTGGAGAAAGCGGTGCAGACCAGCGCTACCCGCGACAGCCGGAAACTGGCCGGAGAGATCATTGGCAAGCTCAATGACCGGGAGGTTCCGCTTTCCCCTGAGCAGGAGATGGACCTCTACGGGCCGATTTTGGATGCGACCACGGTGGCTGATGTCAACCAGGCAATGCGTGATCTGTGGAGTGCTCGCCGTCGGCTGGTCGAAGTTGTCGGCCGGGTGCCGCAGGAACTCCAAGGCAAAGGCGGAGAGGCCAGGGTACGGGAATCCTTTGCCCATGCCGAAGCCGTGCCGGTTCCTGCCTGGGTGGGCAAGGAGAGGGTGTCGTTTCCCTACCTGCAGCCGCCGGCCGAACCGGGCAAGGTGGTCTCCAGCCAGCAGTATCCCGAGATCGGGGTAGAGACCTATCAGCTCGCAGGTGGTGTGCGGCTCAATATCAAGAAAACCGGGTATCAGGCCAATCAGGTCCTTGTTGCCGTGCAGTTCGGCCGGGGCAAGCAGACGGAGCCCGCCCCGGGCATGGCCATGCTGGCCCAGGCCGTGGTCAGCGAGAGCGGAATAGGCCGGTTGAGCAACGAGCAGCTGGAGGCATCCCTGGCCGGGGTCAATGCAGAGCTGGGGTTTCGGATTGAACCGGAAAGTTTCTCTTTTTTCGGCAGTTCGCTGGCCAGCGAGTTTGAGTTGATGCTGCAGCTGCTCTACCATCACCTCCATGATCCCGCCTTTGACGAGGAGGCCTTCAACCGCAGCAGGGAGAGCCTTCATCGCATGTATCGCCAGTTGGACAACACGGTTGAGGGGGCGCAGCAGATCAGGGGCGAGCGGTTCCTTGCCGGATACTGTCCTGAATATACCCTGGCCTCCTGGAAGGAGGTGTCTGCAGTGCAGTTGGCGCAGATACGCGCCTGGCTGGGACCGGTGCTTGTTCGGGAACCGCTGGAAATCAACGTGGTCGGCGATATTGATCCGCACAGGGTCATGCAACTGGTTTGCCGCTATTTCGGTCATGAAGAGCGCAGGGAAAGCACCGCGGCCACCCGCGAGGTCCACTCCTTTCCGGCCGGCCAGGAGCAGCGTTTGCAGGTGGAGAGCAGCATCAACAAGGCCATGCTCACCCTCGCCTGGAAAACGGACGACTTCTGGGATATCGGCAGAACCCGCCGCCTCAATCTGCTGGCAGCGGTGCTTGAAGACCGGCTGCGGGTCAAGATTCGTGAGGAGCTTGGCGCAACCTATTCGCCCCAGGTCATCAGCCAGCCCAGTCGCAGCATCACGGGTTTTGGGCTGATGCGCAGTGCGCTGATCGTCGCTCCGGACCAGGCCCGGTCATTGGCCCAGGTGATTCAGGAGGTGGCGGAGGGCTTGGGGAAGGCCGGGGTGAGTGAGGATGCACTGCACCGCGCGCAGGAGCCGATGTTGACCTCGATCAAGGACAGCAAACAGGACAACCGCTACTGGATGGAATCGGTGCTCAAGCTCTCCAGCCGTCATCCCCGGCAGCTGCAGTGGCCGTTATCGATCATGGAAGAGTTTCGCGCCATCACTGCCGACGAGTTGACCGCGCTTGCCCAGCAGTATCTCAGGCCCGAGCAGGCGGCCATTGTGATCGTCAATCCCAAGGCAGGTGGAGCTGTGCCGAGCTCCACGGGGCAGCAACAACCGGCCGGCGGGCGTTAA